The genomic stretch CTTTTGGGAATTCCACTTAAATTTCTATAAGTAGTTAGCTTAAATAAATCAGACCGAATCCAGGCAGGCAGACTTTAAACCTAATTTCTTCTAACTCTCCGTTTTCGATAATCCCAAGAGAACTACTTGGCATTGAAGAGGGAAAAAATTGTGCTGAAATGTTTTGATAGCAACAGCAATGGATATAAATGATCTCTTTAAATTCTCCCTTTTTAGGAGTGCATCTAAGTTGATGTGGTTAAAGTGCTCTTTTTGATTTATAAAAAATGCTTGAGCATAGCTGAAGTAAATAAGGTTCATATTAAGTTGGGTTAAATTGACATTGACTAAATCAAATATATAGAACCCTCAATGAAATGTGAAATATACATTTAAATCACAATATACTGATAATGAATGAGTTATGATTATTATTGCGTTTATGAAAAGGGGTGATTGGAATAACTAAAACGAGTTAATTCGTCAAATAGAAATGAAACTATAGAAAGATAAATAAAAAACGTTTCGCTTAAATCAACATATTGATTTTCAGTTACTTACAAAGTAAATTTATTCAATAAATTAATTTGTTTAAAAAAAATCCCCTTTTTAAAAACTGGACATTCCCCCACTAAAAATCAAAAAAAACTGCTGCCCACATCCCGGATATTAGGATTTTTTTTAGGCATCCAGTATATTATTTATCCCCATTAAAAGGCTACGAGTCCCGGGCATCTTCCCACTCGACTTCGGAGGTTAAAAAAAAGGGGGAGATACAAAACTACATCTTACTGGCCACCGCATTGCGGCTCCGTATGGGCACAAACCTCCCTATGCTTTACCTGTTAAAATGTTGTAATCGAGAAATTACAAGGTCAATTTTCCAGGCTCCCCATCCACTGGTCTCAACCATCACCCAGTTCCGTAGCGGGCTTCTCGACTCGCTTTTCCAGCCCAGGCCCTGGTAGTAAAGAGAACACCTCTGTCTCGCATCCTCGAATGTCATAGAGTTAAACCCTGAATTAATATCGTTTGTTTTGGCAATTTTGATGGTACTAGACCGGGCGGACCTAATCTTACTAAATCACCAGGAAATACCCATTGGTAGGAACCCATTATTGTGTTTTCGCACTTATTTCTTGAGGTAATTTGTAGGTGTTTTTCCAAAATGCTTTCTAAAGGTCACTATAAATGAACCAACATTTCCGTATCCTAATTCAAATGCAATTTCCTTTACACTTTTCTTTTCTCCTAATAGCTTGACGGACTCCATCAATTTTAAACGCACCTTCCAATCCCCGAAACTCATACCCAGTTCTTTAAAAATAAACGCAAAAGCGTTCTGGAACTTACACATGATTTATTGGCATAATACTCAATGGTATCCTTACTCGACTGAAAATTATTTGAAGGACCATCCAATCAGAATCAATAAACTTTATCGGATCGTCAAAAGCACAATTAGAAGGTGAATAAAACCTCCAAAGGTCAATAGCTCCATTACCATCAGAATAATAGCAATCAGCTATGGTATTGACAGGTTCAAAATAGGTAAGATTATTATTTTAAGGTAATCAAATTTCTCTAAAAGTTTAAGCCTACCATTTCTTCCAAAAATGAGTCGGATCTACCTACAACCAACTCCACCTGACGGCACAAATTCTTATTTTAGGGTTTTTCGTCGCTTCTGTTCCCACCTAACCACCTGTTTAACAAAAAAAGGTGAATCATTATATTCAGCATCAGGGTTTGATAATAATTTCCTTCAACTACCAATTTATCGCTAAAGGTCGAACCCAACTCTTCTTAATTATTTGAGAACACATTGAAATACTATTCAAAAGAGTAATTCCTTGTTATTTAAGATGTTATTGTTCTTAAATCAATTTTTATTCAAAAAAAGTGACAAACAATCATATTTTTTATTATCTTTGCACTGAAGGCAGAAAGATAGGTTTCTTAACTATAACTT from Echinicola soli encodes the following:
- a CDS encoding helix-turn-helix domain-containing protein gives rise to the protein MCKFQNAFAFIFKELGMSFGDWKVRLKLMESVKLLGEKKSVKEIAFELGYGNVGSFIVTFRKHFGKTPTNYLKK